The following are encoded together in the Mus musculus strain NOD/MrkTac chromosome 17 genomic contig, GRCm38.p6 alternate locus group NOD/MrkTac MMCHR17_NOD_IDD1 genome:
- the Cdsn gene encoding corneodesmosin isoform 2 (isoform 2 is encoded by transcript variant 2; The RefSeq protein has 8 substitutions compared to this genomic sequence), with protein MSTLTMRGILAKSIGTLSDPCKDPTRITSPNDPCLIGKTGSNSISSQGGSSSFSSQGGSSSFSSHGGSSSSQGSSSGSLIYKPGTGYSQSSYSYGSGGSRPGGSGSQSGSSGSQSGSSGSQSGSSGSQSGSSGSQSGSSGSQSGSSGSQSGSSGSQSGSSGSQSGRWVSSSSQWVSSSSQSGSSGSSRDRPGSGSALPTGDKTSGMSQSGGSSTSQSSSSNLRPCSSNVPDSPCSGGPVITHSGPYISGTHTVSGGQRPVVVVVEQHGSGGPGFQGMPCSNGGPAGKPCPPITSVQKPYGGYEVVGGSANSYLVPGMTYSGGKIYPVGYFTKDNPIRGSPGAPSFAAGPPVSEGKYFSSNPIIPSRGSSSSSGYPVGVAFQPVGSGGVQPCGTGSVSSKGPCSGTRIQITSSSSSTSYHPCSGGPSQGPCSSPGTGSISGGSSSLSSGKIVLQPCGSKSTSSGYPCLSVPSSPLNGGLNGSPQPVPSVGVKLCGLNSPGRVPCRSIRNILTQVKPLGPQLMDPKVSLPQGEPQGEPLEKS; from the exons ATGTCTACACTGACAATGAGAG GAATCTTGGCTAAGAGCATTGGGACCCTCTCGGACCCCTGTAAGGACCCCACGAGGATCACCTCCCCGAATGACCCTTGTCTCATTGGAAAGACTGGCTCCAACAGCATCAGCAGCCAAGGTGGATCCAGCAGCTTCAGCAGCCAAGGTGGATCCAGCAGTTTCAGCAGCCATGGTGGATCCAGCAGCTCCCAGGGAAGTTCTTCAGGATCCTTGATATATAAACCAGGAACAGGGTATTCCCAGAGTAGCTACTCTTATGGCTCTGGCGGCTCCCGGCCAGGAGGCAGTGGCTCTCAGACAGGAAGCAGCAGCTCTCAGACAGGAAGTAGTAGCTCTCAGTCAGGAAGCAGTGGCTCTCAGTCAGGAAGCAGCGGCTCTCAGTCAGGAAGCAGTGGCTCTCAGTCAGGAAGCAGCGGCTCCCAGTCAGGAAGCAGCGGCTCCCAGTCAGGAAGCAGCGGCTCTCAGTCAGGAAGATGGGTAAGCAGCAGTTCTCAATGGGTAAGCAGCAGTTCTCAGTCCGGAAGTTCAGGAAGCAGTCGCGACAGACCCGGAAGTGGCTCTGCTCTACCAACCGGTGACAAGACATCAGGCACTTCTCAGTCTGGAGGCTCGTCCACTTCCCAGAGCAGCAGCTCCAACCTGCGGCCCTGTAGCTCCAACGTGCCCGACTCTCCCTGCAGCGGGGGGCCTGTCATCACACACTCGGGGCCCTACATCTCTGGCACCCACACCGTATCCGGTGGCCAGAGAcctgtagtggtggtggtggagcaacATGGCTCTGGTGGCCCTGGGTTTCAAGGCATGCCCTGTAGCAATGGAGGCCCCGCAGGTAAGCCCTGCCCTCCCATCACCTCTGTCCAGAAACCCTATGGCGGCTATGAGGTGGTGGGTGGCTCTGCCAACAGTTATCTGGTCCCAGGCATGACCTACAGTGGGGGTAAAATCTACCCCGTGGGCTACTTCACCAAGGACAACCCTATCAGGGGCTCGCCAGGGGCCCCCTCCTTTGCAGCTGGGCCCCCAGTCTCTGAGGGCAAGTACTTCTCTAGCAACCCCATCATTCCCAGCCGTGGCTCTTCCAGTTCCAGTGGCTACCCAGTGGGCGTTGTGTTCCAGCCCGTGGGCTCTGGCGGGGTTCAGCCCTGTGGCACTGGCTCTGTCAGCTCTAAGGGCCCTTGCTCGGGTACGAGAATTCAGATCACCTCCAGCAGCTCCAGTACCTCCTACCACCCCTGCAGCGGTGGTTCTTCCCAGGGGCCTTGCTCCTCACCAGGCACCGGCTCCATCAGTGGGGGaagctcctccctctcctctggcAAAATCGTCCTTCAGCCCTGCGGCAGCAAATCTACCTCTTCGGGTTACCCCTGCCTTTCTGTTCCCTCCTCCCCGTTGAATGGTGGTCTGAATGGCTCTCCTCAGCCTGCCCCCTCCGTGGGTGTCAAGCTCTGTGgcctcaacagccctggaagagtGCCCTGCCGTTCCATCCGCAACATTCTGACCCAAGTGAAGCCTTTGGGACCCCAGTTAATGGATCCCAAAGTTTCTCTGCCACAGGGAGAGCCACAGGGAGAGCCACTTGAGAAGTCTTAA
- the Cdsn gene encoding corneodesmosin isoform 1 precursor (isoform 1 precursor is encoded by transcript variant 1; The RefSeq protein has 9 substitutions compared to this genomic sequence), whose product MGSSRAPRMGSVGGHGLMALLMAGLILPGILAKSIGTLSDPCKDPTRITSPNDPCLIGKTGSNSISSQGGSSSFSSQGGSSSFSSHGGSSSSQGSSSGSLIYKPGTGYSQSSYSYGSGGSRPGGSGSQSGSSGSQSGSSGSQSGSSGSQSGSSGSQSGSSGSQSGSSGSQSGSSGSQSGSSGSQSGRWVSSSSQWVSSSSQSGSSGSSRDRPGSGSALPTGDKTSGMSQSGGSSTSQSSSSNLRPCSSNVPDSPCSGGPVITHSGPYISGTHTVSGGQRPVVVVVEQHGSGGPGFQGMPCSNGGPAGKPCPPITSVQKPYGGYEVVGGSANSYLVPGMTYSGGKIYPVGYFTKDNPIRGSPGAPSFAAGPPVSEGKYFSSNPIIPSRGSSSSSGYPVGVAFQPVGSGGVQPCGTGSVSSKGPCSGTRIQITSSSSSTSYHPCSGGPSQGPCSSPGTGSISGGSSSLSSGKIVLQPCGSKSTSSGYPCLSVPSSPLNGGLNGSPQPVPSVGVKLCGLNSPGRVPCRSIRNILTQVKPLGPQLMDPKVSLPQGEPQGEPLEKS is encoded by the exons ATGGGTTCCTCGCAGGCACCCCGGATGGGGAGTGTGGGAGGGCACGGGCTGATGGCATTGCTGATGGCCGGTCTTATTCTGCCAG GAATCTTGGCTAAGAGCATTGGGACCCTCTCGGACCCCTGTAAGGACCCCACGAGGATCACCTCCCCGAATGACCCTTGTCTCATTGGAAAGACTGGCTCCAACAGCATCAGCAGCCAAGGTGGATCCAGCAGCTTCAGCAGCCAAGGTGGATCCAGCAGTTTCAGCAGCCATGGTGGATCCAGCAGCTCCCAGGGAAGTTCTTCAGGATCCTTGATATATAAACCAGGAACAGGGTATTCCCAGAGTAGCTACTCTTATGGCTCTGGCGGCTCCCGGCCAGGAGGCAGTGGCTCTCAGACAGGAAGCAGCAGCTCTCAGACAGGAAGTAGTAGCTCTCAGTCAGGAAGCAGTGGCTCTCAGTCAGGAAGCAGCGGCTCTCAGTCAGGAAGCAGTGGCTCTCAGTCAGGAAGCAGCGGCTCCCAGTCAGGAAGCAGCGGCTCCCAGTCAGGAAGCAGCGGCTCTCAGTCAGGAAGATGGGTAAGCAGCAGTTCTCAATGGGTAAGCAGCAGTTCTCAGTCCGGAAGTTCAGGAAGCAGTCGCGACAGACCCGGAAGTGGCTCTGCTCTACCAACCGGTGACAAGACATCAGGCACTTCTCAGTCTGGAGGCTCGTCCACTTCCCAGAGCAGCAGCTCCAACCTGCGGCCCTGTAGCTCCAACGTGCCCGACTCTCCCTGCAGCGGGGGGCCTGTCATCACACACTCGGGGCCCTACATCTCTGGCACCCACACCGTATCCGGTGGCCAGAGAcctgtagtggtggtggtggagcaacATGGCTCTGGTGGCCCTGGGTTTCAAGGCATGCCCTGTAGCAATGGAGGCCCCGCAGGTAAGCCCTGCCCTCCCATCACCTCTGTCCAGAAACCCTATGGCGGCTATGAGGTGGTGGGTGGCTCTGCCAACAGTTATCTGGTCCCAGGCATGACCTACAGTGGGGGTAAAATCTACCCCGTGGGCTACTTCACCAAGGACAACCCTATCAGGGGCTCGCCAGGGGCCCCCTCCTTTGCAGCTGGGCCCCCAGTCTCTGAGGGCAAGTACTTCTCTAGCAACCCCATCATTCCCAGCCGTGGCTCTTCCAGTTCCAGTGGCTACCCAGTGGGCGTTGTGTTCCAGCCCGTGGGCTCTGGCGGGGTTCAGCCCTGTGGCACTGGCTCTGTCAGCTCTAAGGGCCCTTGCTCGGGTACGAGAATTCAGATCACCTCCAGCAGCTCCAGTACCTCCTACCACCCCTGCAGCGGTGGTTCTTCCCAGGGGCCTTGCTCCTCACCAGGCACCGGCTCCATCAGTGGGGGaagctcctccctctcctctggcAAAATCGTCCTTCAGCCCTGCGGCAGCAAATCTACCTCTTCGGGTTACCCCTGCCTTTCTGTTCCCTCCTCCCCGTTGAATGGTGGTCTGAATGGCTCTCCTCAGCCTGCCCCCTCCGTGGGTGTCAAGCTCTGTGgcctcaacagccctggaagagtGCCCTGCCGTTCCATCCGCAACATTCTGACCCAAGTGAAGCCTTTGGGACCCCAGTTAATGGATCCCAAAGTTTCTCTGCCACAGGGAGAGCCACAGGGAGAGCCACTTGAGAAGTCTTAA